In Flavobacteriales bacterium, a single window of DNA contains:
- a CDS encoding ABC transporter permease, whose translation MNKIGLIIQREYLTRVRKKSFIVMTILGPILMAALMIVPVWMAMNDEDESNILVIDDSFLFNHRMTDTENIHFFFPENGLDSAKSQMVASDDFDAVLYIHKNIMSTPSGVQLIYDKQPGINVIRYIENTIENDIEKFKLAKSGIDQATIEAAKTNIRLVTTKLDEVGEESKSNTELSMIVGMFSGVLIYMFIFLYGVQVMRGVIEEKTSRIIEVIISSVKPFELMMGKIIGIALVGLTQFLLWIVLSTAFVSGGKALVQDQFSNDTPTSIEQAMSSAGDVAPEVEEAASAELNQAAIDDVFASIRQINFPLILGSFLFYFLGGYLIYSALFAAVGSAVDNEADSQQFMLPITAPIIFSFVMAQVVINNPESPMSFWLSMIPFTSPIIMMVRIPFGVPAWELALSMFLLVVGFLATTWLAGRIYRTGILMYGKKISYKELWKWLRYH comes from the coding sequence ATGAACAAGATCGGTCTCATTATCCAGCGCGAGTATTTAACTCGAGTTCGCAAGAAGTCATTCATCGTGATGACGATTCTTGGTCCAATTCTGATGGCTGCCTTGATGATCGTGCCAGTTTGGATGGCAATGAATGACGAGGACGAATCCAATATTCTTGTGATTGACGATAGCTTTCTGTTCAATCATCGCATGACGGATACAGAAAACATCCATTTCTTTTTTCCTGAGAATGGATTGGATAGTGCCAAAAGTCAGATGGTGGCGAGTGATGATTTTGACGCGGTGCTTTACATCCACAAGAATATCATGTCAACTCCAAGTGGTGTTCAGCTCATCTACGATAAGCAGCCGGGAATCAATGTGATCCGTTACATCGAAAACACGATTGAGAACGATATTGAGAAATTCAAACTCGCCAAATCGGGCATTGATCAAGCAACCATTGAGGCAGCAAAGACCAACATTCGTCTCGTCACAACCAAGTTGGATGAAGTAGGAGAGGAAAGTAAAAGCAACACCGAGCTGAGCATGATCGTTGGAATGTTCAGTGGAGTTCTTATTTACATGTTCATATTCCTATATGGTGTGCAGGTTATGCGTGGTGTAATTGAGGAGAAAACGAGTCGCATCATCGAAGTCATCATCTCGTCTGTTAAACCATTTGAGTTGATGATGGGTAAGATCATTGGCATTGCCTTGGTCGGACTCACGCAGTTTTTGCTTTGGATCGTACTTTCTACGGCTTTCGTTTCAGGGGGAAAGGCATTGGTTCAAGATCAGTTCTCAAATGATACTCCAACCAGTATCGAACAGGCGATGTCTTCTGCTGGAGACGTTGCGCCAGAAGTGGAAGAAGCAGCTTCGGCAGAACTCAATCAAGCAGCAATTGATGATGTTTTTGCGAGCATTCGGCAGATCAATTTCCCATTGATCCTTGGAAGCTTTTTGTTCTACTTTTTGGGCGGATACCTGATCTATAGTGCGCTATTTGCCGCTGTCGGTTCTGCTGTTGATAATGAAGCAGATTCGCAGCAGTTCATGCTACCGATCACAGCTCCGATCATCTTTTCATTTGTAATGGCACAAGTGGTAATCAACAATCCTGAAAGTCCGATGTCATTCTGGCTTTCCATGATTCCGTTCACATCACCGATCATCATGATGGTGCGTATTCCGTTTGGAGTGCCAGCTTGGGAATTGGCCTTGTCAATGTTCCTGTTGGTCGTAGGATTTCTAGCTACAACATGGTTGGCTGGTCGTATTTACCGCACCGGAATTCTGATGTATGGTAAGAAGATCAGCTACAAGGAATTGTGGAAATGGCTGCGATATCATTGA